A single genomic interval of uncultured Desulfobacter sp. harbors:
- a CDS encoding VanZ family protein: MYKKTVYLNNFESYVFDSIKWIWPLYICFIFYGSLLPFEYQYISFHNAIESFFHIPYLHLNMYSREDWVANGILYLPLGYLGCLVLTSRFFFIFRLFAVSCICISIAVIIEFLQLYFPNRTVSLNDLLAEVIGGFAGIFIFLLFGKILKSLFQKLLQDRDRAFHSLLIFYMIAYFFYCFFPFDFVLSIEELGRKLQNISFNQLLFSSSRSGLGNLFKIVAEVITILPIGIAMVVFGLRRFKTRSIIVIGLTVGSVIEFSQIFIVSGITQIFSIILKATGISLGYIFTARAYNVGFDWDAIVRVLKSKHIFVILWALYILALIFINWVGRGDFKIPSDFLNMIGALSFLPFYYHYKMAESQALFLVAAYFLVYLPSGILVATKVLIKEKYIDNQHLLFIFGVGLLLSAGFEFGKLFLEKNRPDLTNLIIGSLSAYTGAMMVMWIKFLFSNMKFDSK, from the coding sequence ATGTACAAAAAAACGGTATATTTAAATAATTTCGAGTCATATGTTTTTGACTCGATCAAATGGATATGGCCTTTATATATTTGCTTTATCTTCTATGGTAGTTTGCTACCTTTTGAATATCAATATATTTCATTTCATAACGCAATAGAGTCTTTTTTTCATATCCCATATTTACATCTGAATATGTATTCAAGAGAAGACTGGGTGGCGAACGGCATATTGTATCTTCCGCTGGGATATTTGGGATGCCTTGTATTGACCAGTCGATTTTTTTTTATTTTCCGCTTATTCGCCGTAAGCTGCATTTGTATTTCGATTGCGGTCATTATTGAATTTTTGCAGCTGTACTTTCCGAATCGCACGGTTTCACTAAATGACCTGCTTGCAGAGGTTATTGGCGGATTCGCCGGAATTTTCATATTCCTTCTTTTTGGAAAAATCCTGAAAAGTTTGTTTCAAAAACTGCTTCAGGACAGGGACCGAGCATTTCATTCCCTTTTAATTTTTTATATGATTGCCTATTTTTTTTATTGTTTTTTCCCTTTTGATTTTGTGCTGTCCATAGAAGAGTTGGGAAGGAAACTGCAAAATATCTCATTTAACCAGCTGTTATTTTCATCATCACGTTCCGGACTTGGCAATTTGTTTAAAATTGTAGCAGAAGTCATTACCATACTGCCGATTGGGATTGCAATGGTAGTTTTTGGCTTGAGACGTTTTAAAACAAGATCAATTATAGTTATTGGGCTCACTGTTGGCAGCGTGATAGAATTCAGTCAAATATTTATAGTTTCGGGCATTACTCAAATTTTTTCCATCATTTTAAAAGCCACAGGTATCAGCCTGGGATACATATTCACTGCAAGGGCTTACAACGTCGGGTTTGATTGGGATGCCATAGTCCGGGTATTAAAAAGTAAACATATTTTTGTAATATTGTGGGCTTTATATATTCTGGCTCTCATTTTTATCAACTGGGTCGGCAGGGGTGATTTTAAAATCCCGTCAGATTTTCTAAATATGATTGGTGCATTGTCATTTTTACCCTTTTACTATCATTATAAGATGGCTGAAAGCCAGGCATTGTTCTTAGTTGCCGCATACTTTTTAGTGTATTTGCCGTCGGGAATACTTGTTGCCACAAAAGTATTAATTAAAGAAAAGTATATAGATAATCAGCACTTGCTTTTCATTTTTGGAGTGGGTCTCCTGTTGTCGGCCGGTTTTGAATTCGGGAAATTATTTTTGGAAAAAAACAGACCTGATTTAACCAATTTAATAATTGGATCATTGAGCGCTTACACAGGCGCAATGATGGTTATGTGGATAAAATTTCTTTTCTCAAATATGAAATTTGATTCTAAATGA
- a CDS encoding O-antigen ligase family protein, which translates to MPLTVFGFVGLYFSGIYMAFTRHPVWGLLPYCLALYLSPAHNWFGSYLPDLRWSLLASICAVLSIFFNGSKLPAKTHWLKTGPARIILCYSLWMWIQYPWALSKDMHIEGTVLITKYLLLYYIIYKVLNTDADFFKFFLFNIFGSYYVSTRVLAYSLSGRVEGVGGPGMSDSNTLGMHMSLILIFAAMMLLKKNTIFANRLYWRMCQFAIFVSAVYIANAVVQTISRSAVLGLVAGGMLLIVIKHRTVKKKFYLYLVFAFAGLIYFTPYTFWERLNTITEAVQGEEVEASAYSRLVIASAQWKMFKENIFGNGHRGTQVLSPYYLGDEYLATLYTGGRGRSSHCTFLTSLVEQGVPGALLYLMMVFWGIKTIFSYRKKDPVMYLYFMGVSASLAAIFVSGIFVDYLKSEVQIYCFAMLASLKEFQMRQQYQESLSQNPTAPS; encoded by the coding sequence ATGCCACTAACAGTTTTTGGATTTGTTGGACTTTATTTCAGTGGCATTTATATGGCGTTTACACGACATCCTGTCTGGGGATTATTGCCTTACTGCTTAGCCCTGTACCTTTCACCGGCACACAACTGGTTTGGCTCTTATCTGCCGGATCTGAGATGGTCACTTCTTGCTTCAATCTGCGCAGTATTGAGTATTTTTTTTAATGGAAGCAAATTACCGGCCAAAACTCACTGGCTAAAGACAGGTCCTGCTAGAATTATTCTATGTTATTCGCTATGGATGTGGATACAATACCCGTGGGCATTATCTAAGGATATGCATATAGAAGGGACGGTTCTAATAACAAAATACCTACTTTTGTATTATATCATATACAAGGTGCTGAATACTGATGCCGATTTCTTCAAGTTTTTTTTGTTTAATATTTTTGGAAGCTATTATGTCAGCACGCGAGTATTAGCCTATTCTTTGAGCGGGCGAGTTGAAGGGGTTGGCGGGCCTGGTATGAGCGATTCCAACACGTTGGGTATGCATATGAGTCTTATTTTGATTTTTGCCGCCATGATGCTGTTAAAAAAAAATACGATTTTTGCTAATAGATTATATTGGAGAATGTGTCAGTTTGCCATCTTTGTTTCAGCCGTGTACATAGCCAACGCTGTTGTGCAGACCATAAGCAGATCTGCTGTGTTGGGCCTCGTGGCCGGAGGAATGCTGTTGATTGTCATTAAACACAGAACAGTGAAAAAGAAGTTTTATTTGTACCTTGTTTTTGCTTTTGCAGGGTTAATTTATTTTACACCCTATACGTTCTGGGAAAGATTAAATACTATAACAGAAGCGGTACAAGGAGAAGAAGTCGAAGCAAGTGCATATTCCAGGCTGGTTATTGCTAGTGCCCAGTGGAAAATGTTCAAAGAAAATATTTTCGGGAATGGTCACAGAGGAACACAGGTATTAAGCCCTTACTATTTAGGCGATGAATATCTTGCCACCTTATATACTGGTGGAAGGGGCCGCTCTTCCCATTGCACTTTTTTGACATCATTAGTGGAGCAGGGTGTGCCAGGAGCATTGTTGTATCTAATGATGGTTTTCTGGGGGATAAAAACCATTTTTTCATATCGCAAAAAAGATCCTGTCATGTATCTTTACTTTATGGGTGTTTCTGCATCTCTTGCAGCGATTTTTGTATCAGGAATATTTGTGGATTATTTAAAATCTGAAGTACAGATATATTGTTTTGCAATGCTTGCAAGTTTGAAAGAGTTCCAAATGCGGCAGCAGTACCAAGAAAGTTTAAGCCAAAACCCGACAGCGCCATCCTAA
- a CDS encoding right-handed parallel beta-helix repeat-containing protein, which produces MFFSITTYDNIYKRLGVEIFFFAIWFFAFWVGGNAYAQIYEVGPGKALERIGSVPFDRLEPGDLVKIYYREKPYLERIILRRSGTEQRPIRIKGIPSKGRLPIIDGKLAGAVQRENWNHRGRWLIKIGDDVPGDYVRIENLVLRNANNGNLTVDSKGGHLYTANAGGVFLTKGKHVVISNCLIYACGNGIICAFAPNVNHLTVRKCRIYGNGDFQNKKSDQEHNVYLNGTHTIVEFCRFGPPAACGQTLKDRGLDTIIRYNWIEGGFNRQLDLVDHKDYKKAHAFVYGNVLVQGRKSHNYNMIHWGGDSGYSRSGTLYFFNNTVIGKHPVTRYIDVQYSDCKVDLRNNAFIGQGKLWNYRGTLKGLHNWFSKDIQCPQEKYLGIRGDNPGFMIGFKVPYFPYLGSALINNGISQVPLPVEYMPLPRGGGWKRSAFQTMDIGAYEFNPVMLKKHFGSQ; this is translated from the coding sequence TTGTTTTTTTCAATTACGACTTATGATAATATTTATAAAAGACTTGGAGTTGAAATTTTTTTTTTTGCTATATGGTTTTTTGCTTTTTGGGTAGGCGGGAATGCCTATGCCCAGATTTATGAAGTAGGTCCGGGCAAGGCGTTGGAACGGATCGGCTCAGTTCCATTTGACAGGCTTGAGCCGGGGGATTTGGTAAAAATTTACTACCGGGAAAAACCTTATCTGGAGCGCATTATCCTTCGCCGATCCGGTACGGAGCAAAGACCTATAAGAATAAAGGGTATCCCCTCTAAGGGGAGGCTGCCGATCATAGATGGGAAATTGGCAGGAGCAGTTCAAAGAGAAAATTGGAATCACCGGGGAAGATGGCTGATCAAAATCGGGGATGATGTCCCAGGGGATTATGTCAGGATTGAAAATCTTGTACTGAGAAATGCCAATAATGGAAATTTGACGGTCGATTCCAAAGGTGGGCATCTGTATACGGCAAATGCAGGGGGGGTGTTTTTAACCAAAGGGAAGCATGTCGTTATTTCTAACTGCCTGATTTACGCCTGTGGCAACGGCATTATCTGTGCCTTTGCGCCGAATGTAAACCATTTGACTGTCAGAAAATGCCGTATTTACGGCAATGGCGATTTTCAAAACAAGAAGAGCGATCAAGAGCATAATGTATATCTTAATGGGACCCACACTATTGTCGAATTTTGCCGGTTCGGACCGCCCGCAGCATGCGGACAGACACTTAAAGATCGTGGCCTGGATACAATTATCCGGTACAACTGGATTGAGGGTGGTTTTAACCGGCAGCTGGATTTGGTGGATCATAAAGACTATAAAAAGGCCCATGCTTTTGTGTATGGCAATGTGCTTGTCCAGGGGCGGAAATCTCATAATTACAATATGATTCACTGGGGTGGTGACAGTGGATACAGCCGCTCCGGCACATTATATTTTTTTAACAACACGGTTATCGGCAAACACCCGGTAACCCGGTACATTGATGTTCAGTATTCAGACTGCAAGGTTGACTTGAGGAACAATGCGTTTATCGGGCAGGGGAAACTGTGGAATTACCGGGGTACCCTTAAGGGCCTTCATAATTGGTTCTCAAAAGATATTCAGTGCCCGCAAGAAAAATATCTGGGCATCCGTGGAGACAATCCAGGATTTATGATCGGATTTAAAGTACCTTATTTCCCCTATTTAGGGTCGGCGCTGATCAACAATGGCATTTCACAGGTTCCTTTGCCGGTGGAATATATGCCGCTTCCCCGCGGAGGCGGTTGGAAACGGTCGGCTTTTCAGACAATGGATATTGGTGCCTATGAATTCAATCCGGTTATGTTGAAAAAACATTTCGGATCTCAATAA
- a CDS encoding O-antigen ligase family protein, producing MKSVLLKTLSIVCFFIVVSSVWDYPYHPGILFCFLTGYAFLLFRFSKIWLFFLPVFLPILDFAPLSGRFFFDEFDIFLLATIGVKLWEGFAKSSKTNFLSLKTISIALFSISIGISTLIGFFPLQPIDLNSFSNYYSHYNALRVFKGFGWAIAVIPCLSKDLTRQITIKKYLVPGILTGFTFTSLYVVWERQVFPGLINFDSAVRAVGPFSGMHIGGAYIDAYFATTLPFVMSVFFFYKNPFIRMGGLGLFLIGFYSLIVTFSRIVYFASAMSAIVFLIYFLFINQSKRRFFITLFGVVSAICLIVIPVFKGTFINHRFSHTLKDVRLRFEHYIQGIEMMDNTFFSNVFGMGLGTYPRIYAERSMENEEPSYYSYISERNNTFLRLESYGFIYIDQKIALKPYQTYRLKVDIKTNVEEAKLTVAICEKTALNSFNCCWLPLKTLKKTGKWVTYEKQFNSKNVGVGNPLYQRRPVYLSLFNGQRGSIIDVDNLSLVDNNGKNLVKNGDFASGSDFWFFTADNHLPWHIKNLWMHLYFEQGLFGLVLFVIFISYCIGKLIKYSFKGDAYSVIFLSSMVGFLSVGVVDSMFDFPRLTLYFFFLCFVALNRPKILSE from the coding sequence ATGAAATCGGTTCTCTTAAAAACACTTTCCATAGTTTGTTTTTTTATCGTCGTTTCAAGTGTTTGGGATTATCCATATCACCCAGGAATCCTTTTTTGTTTTTTAACAGGTTACGCGTTTTTACTTTTTCGTTTTTCAAAAATCTGGCTGTTTTTTTTACCGGTATTTTTACCGATACTGGATTTTGCACCCTTAAGCGGTAGATTTTTTTTTGATGAGTTTGATATCTTTTTACTGGCAACTATCGGGGTAAAGTTATGGGAGGGTTTCGCCAAATCATCTAAAACCAATTTTTTATCATTGAAAACGATCAGTATCGCTCTTTTCTCAATTTCTATAGGGATCAGTACGTTAATAGGGTTCTTTCCTCTTCAACCGATCGATTTAAACTCTTTTTCAAATTATTATAGTCACTATAATGCACTGAGGGTATTCAAAGGTTTCGGGTGGGCGATTGCTGTCATTCCTTGTTTGTCAAAAGACCTGACCCGGCAAATAACTATTAAGAAATATTTGGTCCCCGGAATATTAACGGGATTTACATTCACCAGTTTGTATGTAGTTTGGGAAAGACAGGTTTTTCCTGGTCTGATTAATTTTGATTCTGCTGTGAGGGCAGTAGGGCCGTTTTCCGGTATGCATATCGGCGGGGCATATATTGATGCCTATTTTGCAACTACGTTGCCATTCGTTATGAGCGTATTTTTTTTCTATAAAAATCCGTTTATCAGAATGGGTGGCCTGGGTTTGTTTTTAATAGGATTTTATTCCCTCATTGTTACTTTTAGCCGTATCGTTTATTTTGCCAGTGCTATGTCGGCCATTGTATTTCTGATTTATTTCCTTTTTATCAATCAATCAAAAAGACGATTTTTCATAACTTTATTCGGAGTGGTGTCGGCGATTTGTCTTATTGTAATACCCGTATTTAAGGGGACGTTCATTAACCATAGGTTTTCACATACTTTAAAAGACGTGCGGTTAAGATTTGAGCATTATATCCAGGGCATTGAAATGATGGACAACACCTTTTTTTCGAATGTCTTCGGTATGGGGCTTGGGACGTATCCAAGAATATATGCTGAAAGAAGCATGGAGAATGAAGAGCCATCCTATTACTCTTATATCTCAGAAAGAAATAATACTTTTTTAAGACTTGAATCCTATGGTTTTATATATATAGATCAGAAAATTGCTTTAAAGCCGTATCAGACCTACCGACTCAAAGTGGATATAAAAACCAACGTTGAAGAAGCAAAATTGACCGTTGCCATATGTGAGAAAACAGCCTTAAACTCTTTCAACTGCTGCTGGCTGCCTCTGAAGACCCTAAAGAAAACAGGCAAATGGGTAACGTATGAAAAACAGTTCAACTCTAAAAACGTTGGCGTCGGAAATCCGCTCTATCAGAGAAGACCCGTATATTTGTCTCTTTTCAATGGACAGCGTGGATCGATCATAGATGTTGATAATTTGTCATTGGTCGATAATAACGGAAAAAACTTGGTCAAAAATGGGGATTTTGCTTCCGGCAGTGATTTTTGGTTTTTTACAGCAGATAACCATTTGCCCTGGCATATTAAAAATCTATGGATGCACCTGTATTTTGAACAAGGTCTTTTCGGCCTTGTTCTATTCGTTATTTTTATAAGTTATTGCATTGGGAAGCTGATTAAATACAGTTTTAAAGGTGACGCATATTCCGTTATATTTTTATCATCCATGGTTGGGTTTCTTTCGGTGGGGGTCGTCGACAGTATGTTTGATTTTCCCAGGTTAACCCTATACTTCTTTTTTCTGTGCTTTGTTGCACTTAACAGGCCAAAAATTTTGAGTGAATAG
- a CDS encoding glycosyltransferase, translated as MQNNLGGFIARRMSCWAELYASKWVTVAPVPYFPKLPVNSPWKIYSGVNQLECFKKWEVYHFRYLMLPAIGLPIQGQSMAACTIPKLKKLMIEKGPFDLIDAHFIYPDAFAAMKISRKFKIPFVVTARGSDINYYSQIKAVRPKIKAVLKNADAIIGVSADLIEKMISLGASENRCHHIPNGVDSRQFCSIQNTTEKKPLRVLLAVGNLVPEKGFEILLKAISLIEPEYPDIMLKIAGSGPKLEYLAQLCKNLMIEKNVQFVGQVRHQDIHTLFQESGIFCMSSLREGNPNVVLEALSTGIPVVSTPVGGVPELIYQNMNGLISPDFSSRNFAQTLKQALKQIWSNVKIRNTVSDRTWENVAGELQDVFEKVSQNIH; from the coding sequence GTGCAAAATAATCTGGGCGGATTTATTGCCAGACGCATGTCCTGCTGGGCAGAGTTGTATGCATCCAAATGGGTCACGGTAGCGCCTGTTCCATATTTTCCGAAACTGCCTGTAAATTCACCTTGGAAAATTTATTCAGGTGTGAATCAGCTTGAATGTTTTAAAAAATGGGAAGTTTATCATTTCCGGTACTTGATGCTGCCGGCCATAGGCCTCCCCATTCAGGGCCAAAGCATGGCTGCTTGTACTATCCCGAAACTTAAAAAGCTCATGATTGAAAAGGGCCCGTTTGATTTGATAGACGCTCATTTTATATATCCAGATGCATTTGCAGCAATGAAAATTTCCAGGAAATTTAAAATTCCTTTTGTGGTAACTGCCCGGGGATCGGACATTAATTATTATAGTCAAATAAAAGCGGTCAGGCCAAAGATAAAAGCGGTTTTAAAAAATGCTGACGCAATTATAGGGGTTAGCGCAGATTTAATTGAAAAAATGATTTCTCTGGGTGCCTCTGAGAATCGATGCCACCATATCCCAAACGGGGTGGACAGCCGTCAGTTTTGCTCAATTCAAAATACTACAGAAAAAAAACCATTAAGGGTTTTACTGGCTGTTGGCAATCTGGTCCCTGAAAAAGGGTTTGAGATTCTGCTTAAAGCGATATCACTTATAGAGCCGGAATATCCGGATATAATGTTGAAAATTGCCGGGTCCGGCCCAAAGTTAGAGTATTTGGCCCAATTATGTAAAAATTTAATGATAGAAAAGAATGTTCAGTTTGTCGGTCAGGTTAGGCATCAAGATATCCACACATTATTCCAGGAAAGCGGAATATTTTGCATGAGCAGTCTTCGGGAAGGTAATCCCAATGTTGTATTGGAAGCACTTTCTACTGGTATTCCGGTTGTTTCAACTCCGGTTGGCGGGGTGCCTGAATTAATTTATCAAAACATGAATGGTCTTATTTCTCCGGATTTTTCAAGCAGAAATTTTGCCCAGACTTTGAAACAAGCATTGAAGCAAATCTGGTCCAATGTAAAAATCAGAAATACCGTATCGGACAGGACATGGGAAAATGTGGCAGGAGAATTGCAGGATGTGTTTGAAAAAGTATCCCAGAACATTCATTGA
- a CDS encoding asparagine synthase-related protein translates to MKEYTRTLVLEGDASQTYLNVPHLTRIWKEHQRGVRNWSTELWIVMMFNLWHRKFMG, encoded by the coding sequence TTGAAAGAATATACTCGTACCCTGGTGCTGGAAGGGGATGCCAGCCAGACCTATCTGAATGTCCCTCATTTAACCCGAATATGGAAAGAGCATCAAAGAGGGGTCCGGAACTGGTCAACAGAGCTTTGGATTGTGATGATGTTTAATCTGTGGCACCGAAAATTTATGGGTTGA
- a CDS encoding glycosyltransferase family 4 protein, with translation MPQLKSRVSKPGYLFIVPWSLDSIGGVSQVVENLILQMKKDNIYNPILMINSWDDVIIRKEKIKNIDHFFFRIRSIYNNKRPIRNLLGFFLFFFSEFYTLHRFLKVHNISVINIHYFGLNALTLSLLKIFKLFKGKLLLSFHGKYHFTSPENGVVAKQLWKLLLRTSDRAVTCSEALKNEVAGIDEKSIEKIVAIHNGIDTSFLENERNKSRPLDQKLEGRKFILNVAAFDHRKGQDILLEAFVKIESLFPEVDLVMIGSPEAALNPIKNLIQDFGLEYRVWLYEGLPHNQIAAFYENATIFALPSRIEPFGIVILEAGIFGLPVVASRVGGISEIVFHNQTAILCESEDCDCFAHELMYLLERPDERERLGKNLKVHVMENFSWDRAYRKYIKCLK, from the coding sequence ATGCCACAATTAAAAAGCCGTGTTTCTAAGCCAGGCTATCTTTTTATTGTGCCATGGTCACTTGATTCCATTGGGGGGGTGAGCCAGGTGGTTGAAAATCTTATTCTCCAAATGAAAAAAGATAATATCTATAATCCGATTTTGATGATTAACTCATGGGATGATGTCATTATTCGGAAAGAAAAAATTAAAAATATAGATCATTTTTTTTTTAGAATTAGAAGCATCTACAACAATAAAAGACCAATCAGAAATCTTTTAGGATTTTTTCTTTTTTTCTTTTCCGAATTTTATACACTGCACAGATTTCTTAAAGTCCATAATATTTCGGTCATAAACATACATTATTTCGGGTTGAATGCTCTTACTTTATCTTTATTAAAAATTTTCAAACTGTTTAAAGGTAAATTGCTGCTGTCTTTCCATGGCAAATATCATTTTACTTCTCCGGAAAATGGCGTTGTTGCAAAACAACTATGGAAATTATTGCTGCGGACCTCAGATAGGGCGGTTACCTGTTCGGAAGCGTTGAAAAACGAAGTGGCCGGAATTGATGAAAAATCCATTGAAAAAATTGTTGCCATTCATAATGGTATTGACACGTCATTTTTAGAAAATGAGCGCAATAAAAGCCGGCCTCTGGACCAAAAGCTGGAAGGTAGAAAGTTTATATTGAATGTCGCGGCTTTTGATCACCGTAAAGGACAGGATATACTCTTGGAAGCTTTTGTTAAAATCGAATCACTGTTTCCAGAAGTTGATTTGGTTATGATTGGAAGCCCAGAGGCAGCTCTGAATCCAATAAAGAATCTTATTCAGGATTTTGGGTTGGAGTATCGTGTTTGGCTATACGAGGGTTTACCGCACAACCAAATAGCTGCCTTTTATGAAAACGCAACGATTTTTGCACTTCCATCAAGAATTGAACCCTTTGGAATAGTAATCCTGGAAGCTGGAATATTCGGGTTGCCTGTTGTCGCCTCGCGCGTTGGAGGGATTTCTGAGATTGTGTTTCATAATCAGACTGCTATATTGTGCGAGTCAGAAGATTGCGATTGCTTCGCCCATGAACTGATGTACTTGCTTGAACGACCTGATGAGAGAGAGCGGTTGGGTAAAAATCTCAAGGTGCATGTAATGGAAAATTTTTCTTGGGATCGGGCCTATAGGAAATATATCAAATGCTTAAAATGA
- the asnB gene encoding asparagine synthase (glutamine-hydrolyzing): MCGIAGIFNISGIKVNINRLIYSTRSLTHRGPDEEGYFLNQKDHDQSYDQSVPLRVSSGQGNVGFGHRRLSIIDLATGQQPMCNEDGSVWITFNGEIYNYQGIKKELETKGHTFKTNSDTETLVHAYEEWGEDAIKRFRGMFAFAIWDEKRQELLVVRDRLGKKPFYYSFEKQSFVFGSELKVILDMPNVDKTIDYTALSDYFSLLYVPSPRTIFKKIKKLPAAHYAVISKNGIRTECYWDLPFYRETGLSEKRIIQDLQEILDEATRIRMMSEVPLGAFLSGGIDSSAIVAMMAGASPDPVITNSISFSVASYNEAAYAQKVADLYKTNHNEFHVTPDAVSIIEKLAWHYDEPFADSSAVPTYYVSKMARERVTVSLSGDGGDENFAGYRRYYMDMRENLVRNLVPRALRGPVFGLLGSLYPKADYLPQIFRGKAFLSNVARDPIGAYYFSVSAVHDMDKAKFFNDQVMQEIRGYHTFDMFKEIYDKAPAQDHLSRIQYLDIKTYMCEDILTKVDRASMAVSLEVRCPILDHVFMEYAAKIPYNLKLKGLEGKYIFKKALKKYLPDEILYRKKMGFGGTDS, translated from the coding sequence TTGTGTGGAATCGCTGGTATTTTCAATATTTCTGGTATCAAAGTAAATATTAATCGCCTTATTTATTCAACACGCAGCTTAACTCACCGGGGACCGGATGAAGAGGGATATTTTCTGAATCAAAAAGACCATGATCAAAGTTATGATCAGTCAGTTCCGCTGAGAGTCAGTTCCGGCCAGGGGAACGTCGGATTTGGACACCGACGGTTAAGTATCATAGATCTGGCTACAGGTCAGCAACCGATGTGTAATGAAGATGGTTCCGTATGGATTACGTTTAATGGAGAAATTTACAATTATCAAGGCATAAAGAAAGAACTGGAGACAAAAGGTCATACATTCAAAACAAATAGCGATACCGAAACATTAGTGCATGCTTATGAAGAGTGGGGGGAAGATGCAATAAAACGTTTTAGGGGCATGTTTGCCTTTGCCATATGGGATGAGAAGAGGCAGGAACTGTTGGTGGTCCGGGACCGCTTGGGCAAAAAACCTTTTTATTATTCATTCGAGAAGCAATCGTTCGTGTTCGGATCCGAGCTTAAGGTAATTCTCGATATGCCCAATGTGGACAAAACCATCGACTATACGGCCCTGTCTGATTATTTTTCCCTGCTTTATGTGCCGTCGCCCCGGACCATTTTTAAAAAAATAAAGAAACTGCCGGCTGCCCACTACGCAGTCATCTCCAAAAACGGGATACGCACGGAATGCTACTGGGATCTGCCATTTTACCGTGAGACAGGATTGTCTGAAAAAAGGATCATCCAGGACCTTCAGGAAATTTTGGATGAGGCCACCCGGATTCGAATGATGAGTGAGGTGCCTTTGGGGGCGTTTTTGTCCGGGGGAATAGACTCATCAGCCATTGTGGCCATGATGGCTGGGGCCAGCCCTGACCCGGTTATTACGAACTCCATATCTTTCAGTGTGGCCAGTTACAATGAAGCGGCTTATGCCCAAAAGGTGGCAGATCTTTACAAAACAAATCATAATGAATTTCATGTCACCCCGGATGCCGTGTCCATTATTGAAAAGCTGGCATGGCATTATGATGAACCTTTTGCCGATTCTTCGGCTGTGCCGACCTATTATGTGTCAAAGATGGCCAGGGAGCGGGTGACCGTTTCCCTTTCCGGAGATGGGGGGGATGAAAATTTCGCTGGTTACAGGCGATATTATATGGATATGCGGGAGAATCTGGTCAGGAACTTGGTGCCCCGAGCTTTACGAGGGCCGGTATTCGGGCTGCTGGGCAGTCTTTATCCCAAGGCGGATTATTTACCCCAGATATTTAGAGGCAAGGCTTTTTTATCCAATGTGGCCCGCGATCCCATTGGTGCATATTATTTCAGTGTAAGCGCGGTTCATGATATGGATAAGGCAAAATTTTTTAATGACCAGGTTATGCAGGAGATCCGGGGATACCATACATTCGACATGTTTAAAGAGATCTACGACAAAGCTCCGGCACAGGATCATTTGTCGCGGATTCAGTATCTGGATATTAAGACATATATGTGCGAAGACATCCTAACTAAGGTGGACAGGGCCAGCATGGCGGTGTCGCTTGAGGTAAGGTGTCCTATACTGGATCATGTGTTCATGGAATATGCGGCAAAGATTCCCTATAATCTGAAACTCAAAGGACTGGAAGGTAAGTATATATTTAAAAAAGCCCTTAAAAAGTATCTGCCGGATGAAATTTTATACCGTAAAAAGATGGGATTCGGGGGTACCGATTCTTGA